TAAAGCTGCTGCCAGTGATGATGTGAATGATTGCTTGAGCTATGCAGATATCAGTGATGCGGTGATACACCATGTAGAGTCACAGCGCTTTGCCCTGGTTGAACGGGTGGCAGAAGAGATAGCCGAGCTACTATTAGTGCGTTTCCAATCACCGTGGGTGCGGATTAAGGTCAGTAAACCGGGGGCGGTGGCACAAGCCCGTAATGTCGGTGTGCTCATTGAGCGTGGTCAGCGGCCTAACTGATTTTTTTTGTGTCGTGATGACATAAAAGTGCAATCCTGAATAGATAATGTAGTCTGATTGTATGGTGTGATAATTATCGAATTTGAACGGCATTGTTTTTTTAGCATATGGTTTTGTTAATCGTCTGCTGTGTAACATTGCCGTTTTTTGTGTTTTCTATTACATGGCATTGGGTATCGTAGATGACGGATATGTATTCGCTGTTTGTGGCTGTTGTTTTAGGTGTGGTTGAGGGATTGACGGAGTTTTTACCCGTATCATCCACTGGGCATATGATTATCGTTGGTGAGCTATTGGGCTTTACCGGCGACAAGGCAAAAACCTTTGAAGTCATCATTCAGTTAGGGTCGATTCTGGCGGTTGTCGTGGTGTTCTGGCGGCGGTTATTTGGCCTGATTGGTATCCATTTTGGTGCAGTACCTCATGAGGGAAAAACCAGCGGCCATCTGACATTGGGCCATATTTTACTGGCAATGATCCCTGCCGTGGTGCTGGGGTTGGTATTCCATGATGTCATCAAATCGCTGTTTGATCCGAGAAATGTCATGTATGCCTTGGTGGCGGGTGGGGTACTTTTACTGGTCGCCGAAGGGTTCAAACCTAAAAACCCGAAGTCGGTTGGTTTGGATGATATTACTTACCGCCAGGCTTTCGCGATTGGCTGCTTCCAGTGTCTGGCCTTGTGGCCGGGGTTCTCCCGTTCTGGTGCCACCATTTCTGGCGGTATGTTGGTCGGCGTTAACCGTTATGCCGCGTCTGAGTTCTCCTTCATCCTGGCGGTGCCGATGATGATCGGGGCCAGTGGGCTGGATCTTTATAAGAGCCTGCATTTCCTGACGTTAGGTGATTTGCCGATGTTTGCCGTCGGGTTTATCACGGCATTTATCGTCGCTCTGATTGCTATCAAAACCTTCCTTTCACTGATTAAACGCATCTCTTTTGTACCTTTCGCCATCTATCGCTTTGTGGTCGCGGCAGCCGTGTATTGGGTGTTTATGTAACATACCCGTTATACTTCAAGCTGCATGTGCGTTGGCTACGTTCATCACCCGAATCACTTACTCATGTAAGCTCATCGGGTTCTCTCGCTTGCCGCCTTCCTGCAACTCGAATTATTTAGGGTATAAAAAGTGCCGCTAAATATAAAAAAAGCCCTGATTAATCAGGGCTTTTTTTTATCAGTGATTTTATTCTGATGTGATTACTTGTGCTTGTTTCCATTGTGCTAATGCTTGTTGGCGGCGGCGTTTTAGTTCGTCGCGAATAGCCAACCCTTGTAACCCGCTGGCTACCACTTCCTGCACTGACACGCTGTTGGCAACATGGTATGCGGCTCGTAGATAGTCCCCCTGTGGATAGGGGTTTTCTTCAAATCCGGTACGGCCACGGGCATCTGCCTCACTGGTCATAATCATTTGCTCAAGGCGTTCTGGTTTGCGCCACACATCAATTGCATCGAACAGTTTGAGCAGGGTTTCGGGGCGGAGCTTATTCACCGTATGGATAAGATCATGGTATTCCGCCACCAGTTTCGCCAAGTCACGTATCGGATTCGGTACCCGTAAGCGTTGACATAGCTGTTCAACCAATTTAACCCCAGCCGGACCGTGGCCGTGGTGGTGCGGCCAAAATTCTTTCGGTGTCAGACCCTTACCTAAATCATGGCAGAGAGCGGCAAAACGGATATCAACCTCAGGGCTGAGTTGAGCCGCAATTGCCAATGTCATCAGCGTATGGATCCCAGTATCAATTTCTGGATGCCACTTTTCGGGGGCGGGTACGCCAAATAAACGCTCAATTTCTGGGAATAGCACCACCAGCGCACCGCAATCACGTAACACCTGAAAATAGATCTGTGGGCTTTGCGTTTTCAGCGCTTTCTCGGTTTCTTTCCATACTCGCTCTGGCGTCAGTGCCGATAGCTCGCCACTTTGTGCCATGGCCGCCATTAAAGATTGAGTCTCGGTGGCGATGCTAAAACCTAAATGAGCAAAACGAGCGGCGAAACGGGCAACTCGTAAAACACGTAATGGATCTTCACCAAAGGCGTCGGAGACATGACGCAGCACTCTGTTTTCTAAATCTTGTTGGCCGTGGTAGGGATCAATCAATTCCCCATCAGCGCTACGGGCAATGGCATTGATAGTCAAATCGCGGCGCAATAAATCCTCTTCCAGTGTGACATCTGGCGCGGCGTAGCAGGTAAAACCGGTGTAACCTGCGCCGGATTTGCGCTCGGTACGAGCCAGTGCGTACTCTTCATGGCTGACTGGGTGCAGAAAAACGGGGAAGTCTTTACCGACCTGCTGATAACCCTGTGTGAGTAACTGTTCCGGGGTGCACCCCACCACGACCCAATCCTGTTCGGTGACCGGCAGATTTAATAGGCTATCGCGTACCGCGCCGCCGACCAGATAGATTTTCATGTTAACCCTTCGTTCTTGACGTTATAGCGTTGTTAGCTGCTCACTTGAATCACATTTTGCCGCCTGGCGATACCGCCAATGACTGTGGGCTTGGCGCTGGAGACAAAGGTTTATTTCAGTATAGTTGGGGATGAGGGCAGATTAAACAAGCAGGCCACCCTGACGGGCAGCCGAACGCGTCGATTTTACCGTTTGATTAAACTGCTATCAGTTCATCCAGCGGTTGTTCTTTTTGCGGCTTGGGATCAGATGTGGCAATACCAGGCCGAGAAGCAAGCCGATACCGGCAACACCGCCACCGTACATAAACCATTGCAGGATAATGGTACGCTGTTTGTCATCTAATTGCAGATTCACGGCGCTGACTTTCTTCTGAGCAACCACTAACTGATTTTTAAGTGACTCATTTTCTTTTTGCAGTTCAGAAATCACGCTATCGCTGGCAGCCACTTTCTGCTGCATTTCAGCGGTGCGCTGATTCCAGCTATTATCAATATTAGCCAGCTTATCTGTCAGGGTTTTGACTTGTTGTTCAAGGTCAGGTACCCGAATGCGTAAACTGGGTGTTTCACTCAATTGACTAAGCGGGATCCAAGTTGTTTTCCCTTTACTGTCACGAATTTGCCCATAACTTGTGCTGTCATCAACGCTTATCAGGGTAACTTCATCCCCGCCTTTTAGCGTGCCAACAATACGATATTGGTTACCGGGACCGCTATGAACGTAGGTATCCAGCTCATCAGAGATGTAGCGTTTTTCTTCAGCGTGCGCGCCCCAGGAGATACTGAGACTGAGTATCGCGAGGCAAATTAGGCGTATTTTCAGCATTAGAGAGTCATTTATGAGTGAATTTATGGAACGATAGTAGTGTGTTCAGTTTGCCGACGCAACGCATAAACCGGAATGAGAACTATCTTACTCTCATAGCCAGCGCGGCTTTAGCCACTTTGTTGTTCATTTTAACCGCACTAAAAATTTGTCTTATGAAGCCTTATGGCAGACCTGTTAAAATAGGGGTTGACTCAGGGCTGCCGCGCGGCTTTTTTGTGTAAAATAGCGAAGTCTGTGTAAAACAGGCAAATCGCCGCGAAAGAGGCATAATGCCCGTAATCTCGCAACATACCGGTGTGAATGAAATTATGACCGTTGAAATAGAATTAAAGTTTATTGCTACTCCTGCGGCCATTGCCGCGTTGCCCGAGCGGCTTACATCCTGGCAAAACCAGCATTCTGCGCCGCAGACGTTGACCAATATCTATTTTGAAACTGCCGATAAGCGGCTGCGCCAGCATGATATTGGCTTACGCATTCGTGGTTATGATGGCCGTTACGAAATGACGGTTAAGACCGGCGGTAAAGTGGTCGGTGGTTTGCATCAACGCCCTGAATACAACGTCGATATTGATAGTGACCAATTAGATTTGGCGCGTTTCCCTGCCGATATCTGGCCGGAAGGTTGGGCGATTGAGACATTACAAGCAGAACTGCAGCCGCTATTCCGCACGGATTTCACTCGAGAGAAGTGGGTAATTACTTACGGTGAGAGCGAGATAGAGCTTGCTGTTGATCAAGGCACTATCAGTGCAGGTGAGCTGTCGGAACCCTTGCACGAAATTGAGCTGGAACTGAAAAAAGGCAATCAGGCAGATTTACTGGCATTGGCGGCAGAACTGGCACAAATTGGCGGTTTACGGCAGGGCAATCTGAGTAAAGCAGCCCGTGGCTATCATTTAGCGCAAGGTAATCCACCGCGTGAGTTGCGCCCGTTACTGGTCTTGCAGCCAGCGGCGAAATCCACCGTTGAGCAAGGCATGGTGGCAGGGCTTGAGATGGCGTTGGATCATTGGCAATACCACGAAGAGCTGTGGTTAGGTGGCGAACCGGCCGCCAAAGCAATGGTTATTGAGGCATTGGCGATGGTGCGGCAGTCATTAGCTATTTTCGGTGGCTTGGTACCGCGCAAGGCCAGTACTGAATTGCGTGCTGGGCTACTGGCACTTGAACCGCAGTTAGAACCGAAGAATGTCGATGCTGAGCAGCTTTGCTATAGCACTGATTACCTAAAATGTAAGTTAGCGCTCACATCTTGGCTAGTGACCTCCGGCTGGCGGCCATTTATGGATGCCAAAGCACAAGCCAAGTTTGAGGGTTCATTTAAACGTTTCTGCGACATCATGTTGAGCCGCAGTGCCGCTGATCTGAAAGACGCTTTTGGTCACCATCTGGATGACGATGGTTATTTGGCGCAACTTCCGCGTTTAAACCGGCAGATCATGTCTTTCCAATTGCTTTCCGGCTTCTATCCGCAGAGTGAATGGTTGCCGTATATCGATGGCTGGTTTGGTTTGCAGCAAGAGATTATGTACCGTCAGGGCCACTGGCGTGATACCGCCCGTAAGGAAGCACTCGCGCAGGCAGCCTTTTGGCTGAACGGTGCTGCAAGTTAATAGATAGCTGCTTGAGGAATGAATGCTTTATGTTGCCACTCTCTTCGGAATTACAGCTTCAGGCGCAGAATATACAACAGCGCTTTTATGAGTTACCGGCTCCGCCAGATTTACACGAAGAAGATATCCCTGTACTGGCGTTGAGTGATTTTGTCAGTGATATGTTACTGATTCACCCTGAGTGGCTGGAAGAGTTGCATCAGCAACCCCCGCAACCGCAGGAGTGGCAATTTTATCCACAATGGTTAAATCTGGCGTTGGCCGAGGTACAGGACGAAGCAGCATTATTAGCCGCATTGCGGCTGTTTCGCCGCCGGATAATGGTGCGCATTGCCTGGTCACAAACACGGCAAACCAGTGCGACTACCGATACCTTGCAACAACTGAGTGGGTTGGCTGAAAGCCTGATTCTGGCGGCGCGCGATTGGTTGTATCAGGCTTGTTGTCGTGAGTTCGGTACACCATCTAATGCCGAGGGTGTCCCGCAGCCGTTGCTGATTTTGGGCATGGGCAAATTAGGCGGCGGTGAACTGAATTTTTCCTCTGATATCGATCTGATTTTTGCCTACCCAGAAAACGGCCAGACCCAGGGTGGGCGTCGCCAGTTGGATAATGCCCAGTTCTTCACCCGCTTGGGCCAACGGCTGATTAAAGCGTTGGATCAGCAAACCATTGATGGCTTTGTCTATCGGGTGGATATGCGTCTACGCCCGTTTGGTGACAGTGGCCCGCTGGTACTGAGTTTTGCCGCACTGGAAGATTATTACCAAGAGCAGGGCCGTGACTGGGAACGCTATGCAATGGTTAAGGCACGTCTGATGGGCGGAGCTGAAGACCATTACAGTAAGGAGCTGCGCCAGATGCTGCGGCCCTTCGTCTTCCGCCGCTATATTGATTTCAGCGTGATCCAATCGCTACGTAACATGAAAGGGATGATTGCCCGTGAGGTCCGGCGGCGTGGCCTGAAAGACAACATTAAGCTGGGTGCCGGTGGTATTCGTGAAATCGAATTTATCACGCAAGTATTTCAGCTTATTCGTGGTGGCCGTGAACCGCGCTTGCAAGAGCGGGCTTTACTACCGACGTTGCAGGCAGTCGCCGAGCTGGGTTTATTACCACCACAACAAGTGAGTGATCTCAGTAGCAGTTATCTGTTTTTGCGCCGTTTGGAAAATCTGCTGCAAGCTATTGCTGATGAACAAACCCAAACGTTACCCAGTGATGCGCTGAATCAGGCCCGATTAGCTTGGGGCATGGGGTATACCGACTGGGCGGCAATGAGTGTGGCACTGGAATACCATATGCAGGCTGTGCGTTTGGTATTTAATGATCTGATCGGCGATGATACCCCCGATATCGGTGAAGATCCCCGCCATGGTTTATATAAAAGCTTATGGCAGGATGCGCTGGAAGAGCGTGATTTAGCCCCTCTCACACCGCATTTAGACGAATCAGCCTGCCGGCAGTTGTTGACGACGATTAATCATTTCCGCCATGACGTTGATAAACGGACCATTGGGCCTCGGGGCCGTGAGGTGCTGGATCAACTGATGCCGCGCTTGTTCTCCGAGGTTTGCTCGCGCCCCGACGCCAATGTCGCCCTCAGCCGCTTGATTCAGTTGCTGCTGAGCATCGTTACTCGCACCACTTACCTCGAATTACTGGTGGAATACCATGCGGCATTGAAACATGTTATTCGCTTGTGTTCAGCCTCGCCGATGGTGGCCAGCCAATTGGCCCGCTACCCGCTGTTATTGGATGAGTTGCTCGATCCGCAATCGTTCTATCAGCCCTTGGAACCCGGTGCTTATCGTGATGAATTGCGCCAATACTTATTGCGGGTGCCAGAAGATGACGAGGAGCAGCAACTTGAGGCGTTGCGCCAATTTAAACAAGCCCAGCAATTGCGCATTGCCGCTGGTGATATCACCGAGGCGCTGCCAGTAATGAAAGTGAGCGATCACTTAACTTATCTGGCAGAAGCCATGATTGATGCGGTTATTCAGCAAGCCTGGGGGCAGATGGTGGCTCGCTATGGCCAGCCAAGCCATCTACAGCAGCGGGAAGGCCGTGGGTTCGCCGTGATTGGTTATGGCAAGTTAGGGGGCTGGGAGTTAGGTTATAGCTCAGATTTGGATCTGGTTTTCTTGCTCGATTGCCCGCTGGATGTGATGACTGATGGCGAGCGCAGCATAGACGGCCGTCAGTTCTACCTGCGTTTGGCCCAGCGCGTAATGCATTTGTTCAGCACTCGCACCTCGTCAGGCATTCTATATGAAGTGGATGCTCGCCTGCGGCCATCGGGTGAGGCGGGCATGCTGGTCAGCACCGTTGAAGCTTTTGCCGATTACCAACAGCATGAGGCTTGGACCTGGGAGCATCAGGCACTGGTTCGCGCGCGGATCGTTTACGGTGATCCTCAATTACATCAACAGTTTGATACTATCCGCCAGCAAATCCTGTGCCGTCATCGTGAAGATCCGCAATTGCAGCAGGAAGTGCGCGAAATGCGAGAGAAAATGCGCAACCATCTGGGCAGCAAACAGCGTGGCGTCTTCGATATTAAGGCAGATGAGGGGGGGATTACCGATATTGAGTTTATCGCGCAATATCTGGTGTTGCGCTATGCGGCCAACGAACCACGCTTGACCCGTTGGTCAGATAACGTGCGTATTTTTGAGTTGATGGCCAATTACGACATCATGGCACCGCAAGAGGCAGCGGCACTGACCCGTGCTTATGTCACCATGCGAGATGAGATTCATCATCTGGCATTGCAGGAGCTATCCAGTAAGGTTTCTGCTGACAGTTTTATCACCGAAAGAGAGCAGGTTGCTGCCAGTTGGCGGAAATGGCTGGTGACGTCAGATATTGTTGCCAGCGAATAAGATAAAATACAGCAGTGCCCGTGATTACTGGGTACGGCGGTTATTCATAGTATGCCAGGTGCCTGTGATATTATCCGGCACCACATATATTCGTCATACTTCAAGCTGCATGTGTGTTGGCCGCGCTCAATCACCCGAATCACTTACTGGTCTTGACCTTAAGAAATAAGTAAGCTCGTCGGGATTATGAGCCTCTATGAAGCTCACCCTATGGGCCAGCGCTTGCCGCCGTCCTGCAACTCGAATTATTTAGAGTATAACAAACACAAAATTGGAGCGAAGAGATGTGTGTTTTCGGGGTTAATAACAGCTCACTTTGGGGGGCTAACGTATGAAAGTCACGCTGCCTGATTTTCGCCGCGCCGGTGTATTAGTCGTTGGTGATGTCATGTTAGACCGTTATTGGTATGGACCAACCAGCCGGATCTCACCAGAAGCACCGGTGCCAGTTGTTAAAGTTGATACCATCGAAGAGCGCCCCGGTGGTGCTGCAAACGTGGCGATGAACATCGCATCCCTTGGCGCTATCTCTCGTTTAGTTGGGTTGACCGGCATCGACGATGCTGCGCGGGCGCTGACCAATAAGCTGAATGAAGTACAGGTGCGCTGCGACTTTGTTTCGGTGCCTACCCATCCAACGATTACCAAATTGCGGGTACTTTCCCGTAATCAACAGTTGATCCGTCTGGATTTTGAAGAAGGTTTTGACGGTGTTGATCCGCAACCTATCTTTGATCGCATCCAGCAGGCGCTGCCACAGATTGGCGCACTGGTGCTATCCGATTATGCCAAAGGTGCATTGAACAGTGTGCAGCTGATGATCCAACTGGCACGTAATGCGAAAGTTCCAGTACTTATCGATCCTAAAGGCAGCGATTTTGAGCGTTATCGCGGCGCAACACTGTTGACCCCTAACTTATCCGAATTTGAAGCCGTCGTCGGTCACTGTAAAAATGAAGAAGAGCTGGTCAGCCGTGGCATGAAGCTGGTGGCTGACTTTGAGCTTTCAGCTCTGTTGGTGACTCGCTCCGAACAAGGGATGACACTGTTGCAACCGGGGAAACCCCCATTACATCTACCCACTCAGGCGCAGGAAGTGTTCGATGTGACCGGTGCGGGTGATACGGTGATTGGGGTATTGGCTGCGGCACTGGCTGCGGGTAATACGCTTGAAGAGTCATGCTTCCTGGCTAATGCTGCCGCCGGTGTCGTTGTTGGTAAGTTAGGTACCTCAACGGTTTCACCGATTGAGCTGGAAAATGCCATTCGTGGTCGTGCGGAAACCGGTTTTGGGGTGATGGATGAGCAACAACTGAAAAAAGCCGTTGCGCAGGCCCGTCAGC
The sequence above is drawn from the Yersinia intermedia genome and encodes:
- the glnE gene encoding bifunctional [glutamate--ammonia ligase]-adenylyl-L-tyrosine phosphorylase/[glutamate--ammonia-ligase] adenylyltransferase, yielding MLPLSSELQLQAQNIQQRFYELPAPPDLHEEDIPVLALSDFVSDMLLIHPEWLEELHQQPPQPQEWQFYPQWLNLALAEVQDEAALLAALRLFRRRIMVRIAWSQTRQTSATTDTLQQLSGLAESLILAARDWLYQACCREFGTPSNAEGVPQPLLILGMGKLGGGELNFSSDIDLIFAYPENGQTQGGRRQLDNAQFFTRLGQRLIKALDQQTIDGFVYRVDMRLRPFGDSGPLVLSFAALEDYYQEQGRDWERYAMVKARLMGGAEDHYSKELRQMLRPFVFRRYIDFSVIQSLRNMKGMIAREVRRRGLKDNIKLGAGGIREIEFITQVFQLIRGGREPRLQERALLPTLQAVAELGLLPPQQVSDLSSSYLFLRRLENLLQAIADEQTQTLPSDALNQARLAWGMGYTDWAAMSVALEYHMQAVRLVFNDLIGDDTPDIGEDPRHGLYKSLWQDALEERDLAPLTPHLDESACRQLLTTINHFRHDVDKRTIGPRGREVLDQLMPRLFSEVCSRPDANVALSRLIQLLLSIVTRTTYLELLVEYHAALKHVIRLCSASPMVASQLARYPLLLDELLDPQSFYQPLEPGAYRDELRQYLLRVPEDDEEQQLEALRQFKQAQQLRIAAGDITEALPVMKVSDHLTYLAEAMIDAVIQQAWGQMVARYGQPSHLQQREGRGFAVIGYGKLGGWELGYSSDLDLVFLLDCPLDVMTDGERSIDGRQFYLRLAQRVMHLFSTRTSSGILYEVDARLRPSGEAGMLVSTVEAFADYQQHEAWTWEHQALVRARIVYGDPQLHQQFDTIRQQILCRHREDPQLQQEVREMREKMRNHLGSKQRGVFDIKADEGGITDIEFIAQYLVLRYAANEPRLTRWSDNVRIFELMANYDIMAPQEAAALTRAYVTMRDEIHHLALQELSSKVSADSFITEREQVAASWRKWLVTSDIVASE
- a CDS encoding multifunctional CCA addition/repair protein; the encoded protein is MKIYLVGGAVRDSLLNLPVTEQDWVVVGCTPEQLLTQGYQQVGKDFPVFLHPVSHEEYALARTERKSGAGYTGFTCYAAPDVTLEEDLLRRDLTINAIARSADGELIDPYHGQQDLENRVLRHVSDAFGEDPLRVLRVARFAARFAHLGFSIATETQSLMAAMAQSGELSALTPERVWKETEKALKTQSPQIYFQVLRDCGALVVLFPEIERLFGVPAPEKWHPEIDTGIHTLMTLAIAAQLSPEVDIRFAALCHDLGKGLTPKEFWPHHHGHGPAGVKLVEQLCQRLRVPNPIRDLAKLVAEYHDLIHTVNKLRPETLLKLFDAIDVWRKPERLEQMIMTSEADARGRTGFEENPYPQGDYLRAAYHVANSVSVQEVVASGLQGLAIRDELKRRRQQALAQWKQAQVITSE
- the bacA gene encoding undecaprenyl-diphosphate phosphatase, encoding MTDMYSLFVAVVLGVVEGLTEFLPVSSTGHMIIVGELLGFTGDKAKTFEVIIQLGSILAVVVVFWRRLFGLIGIHFGAVPHEGKTSGHLTLGHILLAMIPAVVLGLVFHDVIKSLFDPRNVMYALVAGGVLLLVAEGFKPKNPKSVGLDDITYRQAFAIGCFQCLALWPGFSRSGATISGGMLVGVNRYAASEFSFILAVPMMIGASGLDLYKSLHFLTLGDLPMFAVGFITAFIVALIAIKTFLSLIKRISFVPFAIYRFVVAAAVYWVFM
- a CDS encoding inorganic triphosphatase, with protein sequence MTVEIELKFIATPAAIAALPERLTSWQNQHSAPQTLTNIYFETADKRLRQHDIGLRIRGYDGRYEMTVKTGGKVVGGLHQRPEYNVDIDSDQLDLARFPADIWPEGWAIETLQAELQPLFRTDFTREKWVITYGESEIELAVDQGTISAGELSEPLHEIELELKKGNQADLLALAAELAQIGGLRQGNLSKAARGYHLAQGNPPRELRPLLVLQPAAKSTVEQGMVAGLEMALDHWQYHEELWLGGEPAAKAMVIEALAMVRQSLAIFGGLVPRKASTELRAGLLALEPQLEPKNVDAEQLCYSTDYLKCKLALTSWLVTSGWRPFMDAKAQAKFEGSFKRFCDIMLSRSAADLKDAFGHHLDDDGYLAQLPRLNRQIMSFQLLSGFYPQSEWLPYIDGWFGLQQEIMYRQGHWRDTARKEALAQAAFWLNGAAS
- the folB gene encoding bifunctional dihydroneopterin aldolase/7,8-dihydroneopterin epimerase, which produces MDIVFIEELSVITTIGVYDWEQTIQQKLVFDIEMGWDNRKAAASDDVNDCLSYADISDAVIHHVESQRFALVERVAEEIAELLLVRFQSPWVRIKVSKPGAVAQARNVGVLIERGQRPN
- the hldE gene encoding bifunctional D-glycero-beta-D-manno-heptose-7-phosphate kinase/D-glycero-beta-D-manno-heptose 1-phosphate adenylyltransferase HldE, encoding MKVTLPDFRRAGVLVVGDVMLDRYWYGPTSRISPEAPVPVVKVDTIEERPGGAANVAMNIASLGAISRLVGLTGIDDAARALTNKLNEVQVRCDFVSVPTHPTITKLRVLSRNQQLIRLDFEEGFDGVDPQPIFDRIQQALPQIGALVLSDYAKGALNSVQLMIQLARNAKVPVLIDPKGSDFERYRGATLLTPNLSEFEAVVGHCKNEEELVSRGMKLVADFELSALLVTRSEQGMTLLQPGKPPLHLPTQAQEVFDVTGAGDTVIGVLAAALAAGNTLEESCFLANAAAGVVVGKLGTSTVSPIELENAIRGRAETGFGVMDEQQLKKAVAQARQRGEKVVMTNGIFDILHAGHVSYLANARKLGDRLIVAVNSDASTKRLKGEKRPVNPLDQRMIVLGALEAVDWVVPFEEDTPQRLIADILPDLLVKGGDYKPDEIAGSAEVWAAGGEVKVLNFEDGVSTTNIIQSIKNGRG
- a CDS encoding TIGR04211 family SH3 domain-containing protein — protein: MLKIRLICLAILSLSISWGAHAEEKRYISDELDTYVHSGPGNQYRIVGTLKGGDEVTLISVDDSTSYGQIRDSKGKTTWIPLSQLSETPSLRIRVPDLEQQVKTLTDKLANIDNSWNQRTAEMQQKVAASDSVISELQKENESLKNQLVVAQKKVSAVNLQLDDKQRTIILQWFMYGGGVAGIGLLLGLVLPHLIPSRKKNNRWMN